GCTGCGTGTCGTCGGAAATGATGCCCCGCTTGCCGTTCGCTTCCAATTTCAATACGGTCCGCAGCCCATAGGGGCCGTATTTCTTATGAATCGTCTTCAAATCGACATATTCGATGAGATACCCTAACGCATCGCCTGCCGCGCCGCCCAACATGCATCCTACAAACCGTTCCGCTCCGTCCATGGCTATACCTCCAAAAAAATCAAAAAAGACATTTACATTATCGCCATTATTAGATATAATATTAATTTTACACATATACAGTATACCAGATACTAGCGGTCATACGCAAATGATATCTTGACATAGACAGGCATCTCACTCGTACTTGCCTATTTTTGTATGATATATACCCCCATGGGATTACAAAAATCAGGCGAATCCTGTATAATGAACCGTAACGGCGTACTGCGGCGCCGTCAAAGGACTTTTGTTTTAAGAAAGGATCAAACTATGAATACATCTACTGCTACCGCGACGGCTGCCGTCGCCCAAGACGTAAAGGAACAGGTCGCCCAGGGCGTGACTATGCTGGACCGCATTACAAATCTGCTGATTGACCGCGGGCCGGACATTCTATTTGCTATCGTCATCTTCATCATTGGCCGGTATATTGCCAAGCTGCTGAAAAACATCGCCGTGCGCATGATGACCCACGCCAACTACGACCACACCGTCATCACCTTCGTCAGCCAGATCATTTATTACGCCGTCATGGCCCTCGTCGTCCTGTCCGCCGTCAACAAGCTCGGCGTACCGACGACATCCTTTATCGCCGTCTTCGGCGCCTTCGGCTTAGCCGTAGGCCTGGCCCTGCAGAACAACCTGTCAAACTTCGCCTCAGGCCTGCTCATCCTCATTTTTAAGCCCTTTAAGGCCGGGGACTGGGTCAATATCGGCGGCGTTGAAGGCAGCATCAAGGCCATTCAGGTGCTGAACACGGCCATCATCACCAAGGACAACAAAACCGTATTCATCCCCAACTCGCTCATCACCTCTTCCCAGGTCACGAACAGCTCCTACCTGGACGAACGGTTTATTCCCTTCCTCTTCGATATCAGCTACAATAACGACCATCACAAGGCAATCTCTGTCCTGAAGGATATATTCGCCAAAGACCCGCGCATCCTCAACAACGATACGATGGAAATCGGCATTAAAGAATTCGCCGACAACTCCGTCCGCATCGCCGCCTATCCCAAGGTGCGGCGCCAGGACGTCATTCCCACGACGTACGACATCATGTCGGCCGTAAAAGACGCCTTCGACGCCAACGGCATCGAAATCCCCTACCCGCAGCGCGTCGTATACGTACAAAAAGCGGAACAAAAAGACAATTGACATTCGCCGCACAGCAAAAAGGCCACCGCACCAAGCGATGGCCTTTTGTCATATCCTGTTTTACTATTTTAACAGTTCGTACACCGAGGCTACCGTATCGTTCCACAGCGCGGCTGTTTCTCCCTCGGCAGCGATAGCTCCGCGGCCGGCTTCGCACTGGCGCTTTACCGAGGCCGGCGACGTGCCGTTATACGTGTTGCGCTGGTTTACGCACGTTTCGATGTCCAAGAAATGGTGAATATCTTCGGCAAAGAGGGGGCTCATGGACTGCAGTTCGTCCAGCGTGAGCTGCTGCAGCACCTTTCCCTGCTCGATGCAGTAGTGGACGGCCTTGCCGACGACGGCGTGGGCTTCGCGGAAGGGCAGTCCCTTTTTGGCCAAATAGTCGGCCATGTCCGTCGCATTGGAAAAATCGCTTTCCAATACGTCACGCATATGCTGCCCGTTGACCGTCATCTTTTCGATCATGGCGGCGTAAATCGTAAGGGCAAATTTCAAGTTGTCGACGGCGTCAAACAGACCTTCCTTATCTTCCTGCATGTCTTTGTCGTAGGCCATGGGAATTCCCTTCATCATCGTCAGCACGCCCATGAGATGGCCGTAGAACCGGCCCGTCTTGCCGCGGACGAGTTCGCAGATATCGGGATTCTTCTTCTGCGGCATAATGGAGGATCCTGTGCAGTGAGAATCATCCAACTCAATAAACTTGAATTCCGACGACGACCAGAGGATGAATTCCTCCGACAGCCGGCTCAAATGCATCATGAGCTGGGCCGCAAATTCCAGGAAGGCGATGATGTAGTCGCGGTCGCTGACGGCGTCGAGGCTGTTGTCGTAAATCTTGCCAAAATGGAGCGTACGGGCCACGAAGGGCTGATCCAGGGGATACGTCGTGCCGGCCAGCGCGCCTGCGCCGAGAGGCATCATATCGGCCATATCCCAGGCGTATTTCAAATGAGCAAAATCACGGGACAGCATGGAGAAATAGGCCATCAGGTGATGACTGAACAAGATGGGCTGAGCCCGCTGCAGATGGGTATAGCCCGGCATGATGACATCGCCGTACTTCTCCGCCGCTTTGACGATGGATTCCTGCAGCTGGATCATCAACTTCGCAATCGCGGCGATTTCCCGGCGCACGTACATATGCGTGTCCAGCGCTACCTGGTCGTTGCGGCTCCGACCCGTATGAAGCCGTTTGCCCGCTTCGCCGATAGCGTCGGTCAGGCGCTTTTCGATATTCATATGAATATCTTCCAGCTCGACGGAAAATTCAAATTCACCTTGTTCAATTTGCCCGTAGATGGCCTTCAGCCCGGCTACGATGGCATCCTTATCTGCCGCAGAAATAATGCCCTGCCGTTCCAGCATCGTCGCGTGGGCGATGCTGCCGCAAATATCTTCTGCATACATGCGGCAGTCAAACTGGATGGAGGCGTTAAATTCTTCTACGCTTTTATCCGTGGCCTTCGTAAACCGGCCGCCCCATAATTTCATAGTACTAGTCTCTCCTTATTTTCCTGCTTTTTCTGCGTGCTGCTTCATGAGGGCCCGCATCTTGAGCGGCAGGCCGAAGAGGTTGATGAAGCCTTCCGCGTCGGTCTGATCGTATACGTCGTCTTCGCCGAAGGTGACGTATTCTTCGCTGTACAGGGAATACGGCGACGTAGAGCCGGCGCTCATGATGTTGCCCTTATAAAGTTTCAATTTAACCGTGCCCGTGACGGTTTCCTGCGTTTCGTTGACGAAGGCGTCCAGCGCTTCCCGCAGCGGCGAGAACCATTTGCCGTCGTATACGAGTTCGGCATATTTGTTGGCCACGAGTTCTTTATAATGGAACGTATCGCGGTCGAGGCAGAGGTATTCCAATTCTCTGTGCGCGTACATGATAATCGCTCCGCCGGGGTTTTCATAAATGCCGCGGCTCTTCATGCCGACCAGTCTGTTTTCTACGATATCGACGATGCCGACGCCGTTTTTCGCGCCGATTGCGTTGAGTTCCGTCAAAAGTTCGACGGCGCCCATCTTCTGGCCGTTGACGGCGACGGGAACGCCCTGTTCGAAATCAATCGTAACGTATTCGGGAACGTCGGGAGCTTTTTCCGGCGGCGTCGTGACCATGTATACCATATCCTTCGGCGCGTTGGCCGGATTTTCCAAATCGTCGCCTTCGTGGCTCAGATGCCAGATGTTCCAGTCCATGCTGTAGGGATAGGGATTTTCTTCCGATTTATAATCGATGGGCACGCCGTGTTTTTCAGCGTAAACCAATTCGTCTTCACGGGATTTCATATCCCACATTCTCCAGGGAGCGATGAGCTTGATTTCCGGAGCCAGGGCCTTTACGGTCAATTCGAACCGAACCTGGTCGTTGCCCTTGCCGGTCGCGCCGTGAGCGATGGCGTCGGCGCCTTCCTGCTTGGCGATTTCGACGAGTTTCTTGGAAATGAGGGGCCGGGCGAAGGACGTGCCTAAGAGATATTTGCCTTCGTATACGGCGCCGGCTTTTACCGTCGGCCAAACATATTCTTCCAGGAATTCCTTTTTAATATCCATGATGTATACTTTGGAAGCGCCGGAAGCGTAGGCTTTCTTTTCGATGGCTTCAAAGTCGTCGGGCTGACCTACGTCAGCGCAGGCCGCGATGACTTCCGCGCCGGCATAATTTTCTTTCAGCCAGGGAATAATAACGGACGTATCCAAACCACCGGAATAGGCTAAGACAATTTTTTTGATTTCACTCATGATAACTTCCTCCTCTATGCAACATACATGCTGTAACTGGTATTCTTGTCTACGGGTGTTAGTATACACCTATTTGAAATAATATGCAAGTATATTGCATAAATTTTTGTGAGATATTTAAAAAAAGAGCCGCAAGCCAATGCTTGCAGCTCTTTCTATGTCTTAATCTGCCCGTAATCTTACGGCGAATTACGCTTCGATTTCAGATACGACGCCTGCGCCTACCGTACGGCCGCCTTCGCGGATAGCGAAGCGGAGGCCCGGTTCAATAGCGATCGGCGTAATGAGTTCTACGTCCATCTTTACGTTATCGCCAGGCATGCACATTTCCGTGCCTTCCGGCAATTTGATAACGCCCGTTACGTCCGTCGTGCGGAAGTAGAACTGCGGACGATAGCCGTTGAAGAACGGCGTATGACGGCCGCCTTCGTCCTTCGTCAATACGTATACCTGCGCTTTGAACGTCGTGTGCGGATGAATCGTTCCCGGTTTTGCCAATACCTGGCCGCGTTCGATTTCCTTACGGTCGATGCCGCGGAGCAGTGCGCCGATGTTGTCGCCAGCTTCTGCCAAATCGAGGAGCTTACGGAACATTTCTACGCCCGTTACGACGGTCTGTTTCGGTTCGTCGGACAAGCCTACGATTTCGACTGCGTCGCCTACTTTAACCGTACCGCGTTCTACACGGCCCGTTGCTACGGTGCCGCGGCCCGTAATCGTGAATACGTCTTCGACAGGCATCAGGAACGGTTTGTCCGTCGGACGGTCCGGCGTCGGGATGTATTCGTCAACAGCGTCCATCAGTTTGAGGATAGACTGTTTTGCTTCTTCGTCGCCTTCGAGGGCTTTCAATGCGGAGCCTACGACGATAGGTACTTCGTCGCCGGGGAAATCGTAGGAGCTCAGGAGGTCGCGGACTTCCATTTCTACGAGTTCGATCAGTTCGGGGTCGTCAACCTGGTCGGCTTTGTTGAGGTATACGACGATAGCCGGTACGCCTACCTGGCGGGCCAACAGGATGTGTTCGCGAGTCTGAGGCATCGGGCCGTCAGCTGCGCTTACGACAAGGATTGCGCCGTCCATCTGAGCAGCGCCGGTGATCATGTTCTTAACATAGTCGGCGTGGCCCGGGCAGTCAACGTGAGCATAGTGACGGTTGTCCGTTTCATATTCAACGTGAGCCGTGTTGATCGTAATGCCGCGTTCACGTTCTTCCGGAGCCTTATCGATATCAGCATAGTCTTCGAATTTAGCATAGCCTTTTTCGGACAATACTTTCGTAATAGCAGCCGTCAACGTCGTTTTGCCATGGTCAACGTGACCAATCGTGCCGATGTTAACATGGGGTTTGGTTCTTTCGTAATGTTCTTTTGCCATTTTACTGATTTCCTCCTTTAGGAAAAAATTTACCATCTATATTGTATTCTATCACACAATACCTATTTTTGCTCTGTTTTCAGAAAAAAATAGTATTGCATATAGAAATAACCTCGTAAAACGAGGTTATAAATGTGGTGGCGGCTCGGAGATTCGAACTCTGGACACTGCGGGTATGAACCGCATGCTCTAGCCAACTGAGCTAAGCCGCCATGTTTGGAGCTATTGACCGGGATTGAACCGGTGACCTTATCCTTACCAAGGATACGCTCTACCGACTGAGCTACAACAGCTTACACCGTTCAAAGCACATATACAGTTTTTCTTTACTGCCTTGCAGTAAAAATTTGGTAGCGGGGGCAGGACTTGAACCTACGACCTTCGGGTTATGAGCCCGACGAGCTACCAACTGCTCCACCCCGCGATGATATGGTGGTGGGGGAAGGATTCGAACCTTCGAAGGCAGTCGCCGGCAGATTTACAGTCTGCTCCCTTTAGCCACTCGGGAACCCCACCATACCTGGAGCCGACAATAGGACTTGAACCTACAACCTACTGATTACAAGTCAGTTGCTCTGCCAATTGAGCTATGTCGGCGTGTCCTGTCTCACAGAACGTAATTGATTATACTTGATAATCTCGATTCTGTCAAGACATTTTTCAGAAGTTTTTTTCTTTCCTCAAAAGCTTTTCTTTTAAAGAAGTCTTTAAAACTGCTGACTTAGATAGTATACTATACTCTATAGAAAAAAGCAAGAGATAAATTCAAATTTTTTGGAGGATACTTCTATATGATAGACAGCACAGATATGAAACGGTTTGCCGCTGCCCTCGGCTTGGACTGCGTCGGCGTCGCCCCGGCCGATCTGCCCCGGCCGCCCTACGCCGAAGACCCGCCGTGCCCGCTGGCCGCCGGCACAGGAGACGAACGATACGAGCCGCGCCGCCTTCTCCCGTCGTGCCGTTCCGTCGTCGTCGTCTTAGTTCCCTATTATACGGCGCAGGCAGAACCAGGCAACCTCTCCCTCTATTGCCGGAGCGCAGATTATCATGTCGTCGTCCGTTCCTATTTAGAGCAAATCGCCGCGTACCTGCAGCGGCAATATCCCGGCAGCGAACAACGCTGCGTCGTCGATACGTCCCCGTTGTCGGACCGCTGGCTGGCCTATCAGGCCGGCCTGGGCTTTTTCGGAGACAATCGCTGCCTCATCAACGATACGTACGGCTCCTACGTCTTTATCGGCAGCGTCCTCACGTCCCTGCCCTTCGCGCCGGACCAGCCCCTGCAACAGGAATGCTCCCACTGCGGCGCTTGTCAGTCAGCCTGTCCGGGACAATGTTTTTCCGGCGGCGCTTACGATTACAGCCGCTGCAAATCGTATATTACGCAAAAAAAAGGCAGCTTTACGCTGCCTGAAATACAATGTATGGAAAAAACGCCGCTCATCTTCGGCTGCGACGTATGTCAGGAATCGTGTCCCCACAACGCCGGCGTCAAGGCAACGCCCCTTCCGGAATTTTATCGGAACCGCCTGTCACAGCTCTGCCCTTCGGATATCGAGTCGCTGTCCAACAAACAGTTCCAACAGGCCTTCGGCGACCGTGCCTTCGCCTGGCGCGGCAAAAAGGTGCTGCTCCGCAATCTGGAATACGCGGCTAACCCGGCCGCCGCGTCAGCTGAAAATCGAAACGACGGCAAAGACGACGTATAACAAGACGACGACAGCCAAGACGGCCACGGCGGCCAGGGGTAGCAGCAAGACGGCAATACTTCGTCCCGTTCCCATGGCGTACGTTTCTTTGACAGCCCATACGTCCAATACCAAAGCCCAGACCCCTGCCGCCAGCGACACGGCCTGCACCAGCAGCTCCGGCGCGACGAATACGAAGCTGCCGGCTAAGGTCGCCAGGTTGAGGGGGAGTTCCGTAAAGCAGAGGGCCGCCGCCAGGCTTTTCATAGACCCGTTTCGTCCGAGAAGGCGGGCGGCTCCATGATACAGCAAGATGCGCGCGGCAAAACAGAAGGCCGCACCGCCGTACATGGCTATGGCCGTCCACACTGCCGCATCCTGCCACTGCGCCCATACGGACACGACTGAAAGCATCACGGAAAGGGACCAGATGACGATTCCTTCGCGAAGGCGCTGCTCCGGAACGATGACGGCCAGCGTTTCCTTAGGCGATACGACGATGCCGTAGGCCAGGGCTAAGGCTTCTTCGATGTAATATCTCATTGCTGCCGCCCTCCTTTCCATATTATGAGGGGGAAGGGGAT
This region of Megasphaera stantonii genomic DNA includes:
- a CDS encoding mechanosensitive ion channel family protein, whose amino-acid sequence is MNTSTATATAAVAQDVKEQVAQGVTMLDRITNLLIDRGPDILFAIVIFIIGRYIAKLLKNIAVRMMTHANYDHTVITFVSQIIYYAVMALVVLSAVNKLGVPTTSFIAVFGAFGLAVGLALQNNLSNFASGLLILIFKPFKAGDWVNIGGVEGSIKAIQVLNTAIITKDNKTVFIPNSLITSSQVTNSSYLDERFIPFLFDISYNNDHHKAISVLKDIFAKDPRILNNDTMEIGIKEFADNSVRIAAYPKVRRQDVIPTTYDIMSAVKDAFDANGIEIPYPQRVVYVQKAEQKDN
- the argH gene encoding argininosuccinate lyase; this translates as MKLWGGRFTKATDKSVEEFNASIQFDCRMYAEDICGSIAHATMLERQGIISAADKDAIVAGLKAIYGQIEQGEFEFSVELEDIHMNIEKRLTDAIGEAGKRLHTGRSRNDQVALDTHMYVRREIAAIAKLMIQLQESIVKAAEKYGDVIMPGYTHLQRAQPILFSHHLMAYFSMLSRDFAHLKYAWDMADMMPLGAGALAGTTYPLDQPFVARTLHFGKIYDNSLDAVSDRDYIIAFLEFAAQLMMHLSRLSEEFILWSSSEFKFIELDDSHCTGSSIMPQKKNPDICELVRGKTGRFYGHLMGVLTMMKGIPMAYDKDMQEDKEGLFDAVDNLKFALTIYAAMIEKMTVNGQHMRDVLESDFSNATDMADYLAKKGLPFREAHAVVGKAVHYCIEQGKVLQQLTLDELQSMSPLFAEDIHHFLDIETCVNQRNTYNGTSPASVKRQCEAGRGAIAAEGETAALWNDTVASVYELLK
- a CDS encoding argininosuccinate synthase — translated: MSEIKKIVLAYSGGLDTSVIIPWLKENYAGAEVIAACADVGQPDDFEAIEKKAYASGASKVYIMDIKKEFLEEYVWPTVKAGAVYEGKYLLGTSFARPLISKKLVEIAKQEGADAIAHGATGKGNDQVRFELTVKALAPEIKLIAPWRMWDMKSREDELVYAEKHGVPIDYKSEENPYPYSMDWNIWHLSHEGDDLENPANAPKDMVYMVTTPPEKAPDVPEYVTIDFEQGVPVAVNGQKMGAVELLTELNAIGAKNGVGIVDIVENRLVGMKSRGIYENPGGAIIMYAHRELEYLCLDRDTFHYKELVANKYAELVYDGKWFSPLREALDAFVNETQETVTGTVKLKLYKGNIMSAGSTSPYSLYSEEYVTFGEDDVYDQTDAEGFINLFGLPLKMRALMKQHAEKAGK
- the tuf gene encoding elongation factor Tu, with the protein product MAKEHYERTKPHVNIGTIGHVDHGKTTLTAAITKVLSEKGYAKFEDYADIDKAPEERERGITINTAHVEYETDNRHYAHVDCPGHADYVKNMITGAAQMDGAILVVSAADGPMPQTREHILLARQVGVPAIVVYLNKADQVDDPELIELVEMEVRDLLSSYDFPGDEVPIVVGSALKALEGDEEAKQSILKLMDAVDEYIPTPDRPTDKPFLMPVEDVFTITGRGTVATGRVERGTVKVGDAVEIVGLSDEPKQTVVTGVEMFRKLLDLAEAGDNIGALLRGIDRKEIERGQVLAKPGTIHPHTTFKAQVYVLTKDEGGRHTPFFNGYRPQFYFRTTDVTGVIKLPEGTEMCMPGDNVKMDVELITPIAIEPGLRFAIREGGRTVGAGVVSEIEA
- the queG gene encoding tRNA epoxyqueuosine(34) reductase QueG, producing the protein MIDSTDMKRFAAALGLDCVGVAPADLPRPPYAEDPPCPLAAGTGDERYEPRRLLPSCRSVVVVLVPYYTAQAEPGNLSLYCRSADYHVVVRSYLEQIAAYLQRQYPGSEQRCVVDTSPLSDRWLAYQAGLGFFGDNRCLINDTYGSYVFIGSVLTSLPFAPDQPLQQECSHCGACQSACPGQCFSGGAYDYSRCKSYITQKKGSFTLPEIQCMEKTPLIFGCDVCQESCPHNAGVKATPLPEFYRNRLSQLCPSDIESLSNKQFQQAFGDRAFAWRGKKVLLRNLEYAANPAAASAENRNDGKDDV
- a CDS encoding YIP1 family protein encodes the protein MRYYIEEALALAYGIVVSPKETLAVIVPEQRLREGIVIWSLSVMLSVVSVWAQWQDAAVWTAIAMYGGAAFCFAARILLYHGAARLLGRNGSMKSLAAALCFTELPLNLATLAGSFVFVAPELLVQAVSLAAGVWALVLDVWAVKETYAMGTGRSIAVLLLPLAAVAVLAVVVLLYVVFAVVSIFS